One Malania oleifera isolate guangnan ecotype guangnan chromosome 9, ASM2987363v1, whole genome shotgun sequence DNA segment encodes these proteins:
- the LOC131163348 gene encoding uncharacterized protein LOC131163348: MGNVVSLSCFQLNPKNSKPSLAKLVFWEGTTQTVATGKQVVAGEIMFEFPNYVVCHIDSFYIGRPIPTLALGDELKGSHTYFVLPIERVAACGALSAASLATLGSSPKGTPINFGECPFEYVKGDNGKV; this comes from the coding sequence atgGGCAATGTAGTTTCTCTCTCTTGCTTCCAACTTAACCCCAAGAACTCAAAACCCTCGCTGGCGAAGCTAGTCTTCTGGGAAGGAACCACACAAACCGTCGCTACAGGAAAGCAGGTGGTGGCCGGAGAGATCATGTTTGAGTTCCCTAACTACGTGGTCTGCCACATTGACTCCTTCTACATCGGCCGCCCCATCCCCACCCTTGCTCTGGGCGACGAGCTCAAAGGCAGCCACACCTACTTTGTTCTCCCCATCGAGCGTGTCGCTGCATGTGGTGCGCTCTCGGCGGCTTCCCTGGCTACCCTGGGCTCAAGCCCTAAGGGCACTCCCATCAATTTCGGAGAGTGCCCCTTCGAGTATGTCAAGGGAGATAACGGTAAGGTTTAG